In Temnothorax longispinosus isolate EJ_2023e chromosome 10, Tlon_JGU_v1, whole genome shotgun sequence, a single window of DNA contains:
- the LOC139820303 gene encoding glutamyl aminopeptidase-like isoform X4, whose translation MKLLQLLLDASLIFISVKAANSNDSSAEAYYCINKESMQLIQYDLKLIIYINEDDYKNTDIYGTFKSYIDEQRAKGNFIFHGQSTIFFRVTSEINTICLHVQDLKIDEAATKIIYTFDGTLSLTYKPRMHKYDESTQTVILYVDDIARYNFYNYRLVMKFIGSITDDAGGFVKTSYINNKGEKTWFIAAADFRGIGARRIFPCWDEPDLRIKFTISIMHHKNYTALSNSPINYVSTDDNGMVWTRFKTTYNISAYHVAVVLSDLDRITENIWCRRNVKKQIKFAQQIAEKATLYLKSIFHDAQFPPKVDHIVVPGFRDEGLESWGLVLYREAAVIYDDKLDSIAWQFEVARIVARKMVHQFFGNLVSQTCWSYLWLNEGIATLLSMKIVKEFVHFHLMDLLVVQFQHEALRLNDHYDMPLISEAFTPESINSLFSFTYYVKAPTFTRSLLQTVSEHTFVQGLNKYLSYQLKSIDNLTTTIDIFFDALQEVEYKPNISLKMKMNQWTKQKRYPILQVTRESPGDDVEITLQEYPDKSYPKDLYIRLTYTIQSQAYDITTEKWLTPQIPILHLTDIKKNDWIIVNVHQVGYYRVNYDNDNWRKLMEYLNSEEHVNIRVLNRAQIIDDAYYFLLKNKLDFRFFKSLTYYLSKETNYVGWYPMFKIMEEISGFFPFPESIEVEEHFRKILDLVLGKIRYAFIEEISKEDVFTKCLRQEAAKWACILNSSECTANASLELTKHYMHIFKQKKILPWWKEWTYCKGLMSADDISWNEVFNLERDRHVCSVNRHY comes from the exons atgaaattattacaattattgttagatgctagtttaatatttatctctgTAAAAGCTGCTAACAGTAATGACTCGTCGGCTGAAgcatattattgtataaataaagaatcaaTGCAACTAATACAATATGatctcaaattaataatatacatcaACGAAGATGACTACAAAAATACAGATATTTATGGAACATTCAAATCATATATCGATGAGCAACGAGCAAAAGGCAATTTTATCTTCCATGGCCAATCaactatattttttcgagTAACAagtgaaataaatacaatatgtCTACATGTACAAGACTTGAAAATAGATGAAGCGgcgacaaaaattatttatactttcgATGGTACCTTAAGTTTGACCTATAAACCAAGGATGCATAAATATGATGAATCAACACAAACTGTTATCCTTTATGTTGATGATATTGCCCggtataacttttataattatcgccTGGTCATGAAATTTATCGGCAGTATAACTGATGACGCAGGAGGCTTCGTCAAAACATcctatataaacaataaaggagaaaaaac GTGGTTTATCGCAGCAGCTGATTTTCGAGGAATTGGAGCCCGACGAATATTTCCATGCTGGGACGAGCCGGATCTCAGgataaaatttacgatttcCATAAtgcatcataaaaattatacagctTTATCGAATTCGCCGATTAACTACGTGTCTACAGATGACAACGGGATGGTTTGGACACGCTTCAAGACAACGTATAATATATCCGCTTATCACGTAGCGGTTGTATTGTCCGATCTTGACCGCATAACTGAGAATATCTGGTGCAGAAGAAACGTGAAAAAGCAGATAAAATTCGCACAGCAAATTGCTGAAAAAGCTACtttgtatttgaaaagtaTATTTCACGATGCACAGTTTCCACCGAAAGTAGATCATATTGTAGTTCCGGGTTTTCGAGACGAAGGCCTGGAAAGTTGGGGACTCGTTCTTTATAG ggaAGCAGCTGTTATCTACGATGACAAATTAGATTCTATTGCATGGCAATTTGAAGTAGCACGCATAGTAGCGCGTAAAATGGTACATCAATTCTTTGGCAATCTGGTCAGCCAAACTTGTTGGTCTTATCTATGGTTGAACGAAGGCATTGCTACGTTATTGTCAATGAAGATCGTCAAAGAG TTTGTACATTTTCATTTGATGGATTTACTCGTAGTACAATTTCAACATGAGGCTCTTCGTTTGAATGATCATTACGATATGCCTCTTATATCAGAAGCTTTTACACCCGAAAGcattaattctcttttctctttcacaTACTATGTTAAAG CACCTACTTTTACACGTTCATTGTTACAAACGGTATCTGAACATACGTTTGTCCAAggtcttaataaatatttatcgta CCAGCTTAAATCCATCGATAATTTGACTACCACAATTGACATATTTTTCGATGCTTTACAAGAAGTAGAGTATAAACCAAATATTAGcttgaaaatgaaaatgaatCAGTGGACAAAGCAAAAGCGTTATCCCATACTACAGGTGACACGAGAATCTCCTGGAGATGATGTCGAAATAACTTTGCAAGAATATCCGGATAAGTCATATCCGAAAGACTTGTACATTCGACTGACTTATACTATACAGAGTCAGGCTTACGATATTACTACGGAAAAATGGCTGACTCCACAGATtccaattttacatttaactgatattaagaaaaatgacTGGATTATCGTCAACGTACATCAAGTTg GATACTATCGTGTTAATTACGACAATGATAATTGGCGAAAACTTATGGAATATCTAAATTCAGAGGAACATGTCAATATACGTGTACTTAATCGTGCTCAAATCATTGACGatgcatattattttctattaaagaaCAAACTCGACTTCCGTTTCTTTAAAAGTCTCACGTACTATCTATCAAAAGAGACAAATTATGTAGGGTGGTATCctatgtttaaaattatggaAGAGATATCAGGCTTCTTCCCATTTCCAGAAAGTATAGAAGTCgag GAGCACTTTCGGAAAATCTTGGATTTAGTTCTGGGAAAGATAAGATATGCATTCATTGAGGAAATATCAAAAGAGGATGTTTTTACTAAATGTTTAAGACAAGAAGCCGCAAAGTGGGCATGCATTCTAAATTCTTCGGAGTGCACCGCTAATGCCTCTCTTGAATTAACAAAACAttacatgcatatatttaaacaaaaaaa AATTTTGCCGTGGTGGAAGGAATGGACATACTGTAAAGGACTGATGTCGGCGGACGATATTTCATGGAATGAAGTGTTCAATTTAGAA AGAGATCGACACGTTTGTAGCGTTAAcagacattattaa